From the genome of Solanum pennellii chromosome 6, SPENNV200:
GGCACTGAGGAGGCTGATTCATCTCTGTGTAACGAGAATTTTGCGGATGATTCGTCTGCTAAGACTCTGAAGCGGCCCAGACTTGTTTGGACGCCGCAGTTACACAAGCGCTTTATTGAAGTAGTGGCGCACTTAGGTATCAAAGGGGCTGTGCCGAAAACAATTATGCAGCTTATGAACGTGGAAGGATTGACGAGAGAGAACGTAGCAAGTCATTTACAGAAATACAGATTGTATACGAAGAGAATGCAGCCGAACGAGGGTCCTTCTTCGTCTGATCATTTGTTGACTTCCACACCGGCTACAGAGAGTATGCGTGAGTCCAGTGAGAGTGGTCACCTCCGCAATACTAATGGCCACATGGCAATGCCAACTCTGATGCCGTACCAACCACAAATGGTGGCGATGCCAATGATGGGGATGCCAAATGGAGGACATGTAGGCATGCCTGTTGGTTACGGGGGTGGACCGCCACTTGGGTTTCATCATCACTATAATATGGTGCAACAGCGGGACTGGTCTGGAAATAATTTTGGTTACTATCATCCTGTTGCTTCTAATGATAAGTAGCTCCACAAGCTGGGGTAAGATCCTTTAATTTTCCGAGCTGCCATATCCTAAAATGTTTATTTGAGTATTTTGGAGGAAAAAGTTATCATTTTTTTGGGATAGATTTCCGAAATCAATTATTTACAATTGCTTGTAGAGGGATGAATACTGATTTAAGTTATTAGAATTCTGACCTGGTGGTTTGTAACTAGGACAACGTGTTTGAGCATATAATCTTGCATTTGtggtaaagaaaataaatctgCATTGGTCAATCTGGTAAACTATCAATCAAGTATACCTAAGTCCAAACTAGTTGTGTTGGCTATATGAGTCCTGTAACGATTGCACTCCTTTATAGTTTTCCTATACTgaatcatttatctttttaagcAAATTAGAAGTTCTTTAGAAAATATAAGTTCTCTAAATATCAAGCTTTTTATGGAAACACAAGTTTCTAAAAGGTCTCCTGTCAAATACTGGACTTATTTCCCTAGCATAGTAGCATTCCTGTTAGCTCATTGTTTCTGATTGTAGGTTCCTAACTCGAAAGATCTTCTAACATAACAGAAGAATTCTTTGAGTTATATATGTAATTCACTTTTTGCTTGTGTATTGGTCAATACTGTGGTTTACATGTTTGTGTTGAGGCACTCTCTTCGTATATGAATTTAGAGGTGAATCCATGATTTTTCTAGAAATGGGAGGCAACATAGGATCACTCCACTACTCATAGTCCATAAATCT
Proteins encoded in this window:
- the LOC107023898 gene encoding transcription factor PCL1-like, with product MGEEVSLTDYESSGGNDDRLLWEVGLPDVDDLTPLNMQLIPSELASAFRISPEMSKTMTDVNRASQNTFSSLQRWHSQDMASMNNSNFKTFSYERSREETVTERDETDLIREGSDPRKLRRVESGGTEEADSSLCNENFADDSSAKTLKRPRLVWTPQLHKRFIEVVAHLGIKGAVPKTIMQLMNVEGLTRENVASHLQKYRLYTKRMQPNEGPSSSDHLLTSTPATESMRESSESGHLRNTNGHMAMPTLMPYQPQMVAMPMMGMPNGGHVGMPVGYGGGPPLGFHHHYNMVQQRDWSGNNFGYYHPVASNDK